From Chryseobacterium joostei, the proteins below share one genomic window:
- a CDS encoding amino acid adenylation domain-containing protein, which yields MKRNLIEYLAETVKLKANNVAVIENEQEITFKKLYNNIAVLGNYILEQSDIINKPVAIYLPKSINCVIADLGVMISGNAYLNLDVKSPQQRIVNILELVKPEFIITTRNLLKNIDPIFDSEKIILIDELNFDIEGNDHVLLDRLQKRSIDTDMSCVINTSGSTGTPKSVALNHRSFVDFIEVSDEIFNFSDNEVIGSLSPVIFDIFSYELCMLISKGSCIVVLPENLAAFPIKILEEMQRTKVSFIFWVPTIMVNIANMDLLTKVNLDSLKLVWFAGEVFPTKQFNYWKKNLTHTKFANLYGPIEITLDCTYFIVDRDFEDNEPLPIGIPYRNTDVLIITDEDKLAEKGEEGELCVRGSSLALGYYNNPEKTQAAFVQNPLNSHYPEVIYRTGDIVALNDRNEIIFKGRKDTLIKHQGYRIELGEIEHIIVNTLKIAKNACCVYNRMSKEIVLYYENATDIEAAVFRKELLASLPKYMIPTVYIRYDEMPRNPNGKIDRAYLNQKANS from the coding sequence ATGAAAAGGAATTTAATTGAATACTTAGCGGAAACAGTAAAGCTTAAAGCAAATAATGTAGCCGTTATAGAAAATGAACAAGAAATCACATTCAAAAAATTATATAATAATATCGCCGTTTTAGGAAACTATATTCTGGAACAGTCTGATATTATTAATAAACCAGTTGCTATTTATTTACCTAAATCCATTAATTGTGTAATAGCAGACTTAGGTGTCATGATAAGTGGAAATGCTTATTTGAATTTAGATGTAAAAAGCCCACAGCAGCGTATAGTAAATATTCTAGAGCTTGTAAAACCCGAATTTATTATTACTACAAGAAATCTATTAAAAAATATTGATCCTATTTTTGATTCGGAGAAAATTATTTTAATAGATGAATTGAATTTTGATATTGAAGGCAATGATCATGTTTTATTGGATAGACTTCAGAAGAGAAGTATAGATACTGATATGTCTTGCGTTATTAATACTTCAGGTTCTACAGGAACTCCAAAAAGTGTAGCCTTAAATCATAGAAGTTTTGTAGATTTTATCGAAGTATCTGATGAAATTTTCAATTTCTCAGATAATGAAGTTATAGGTTCTCTTTCTCCGGTAATTTTTGATATTTTCAGCTATGAACTGTGCATGTTGATTTCAAAAGGAAGCTGCATCGTTGTATTACCAGAAAATTTGGCGGCGTTTCCTATTAAGATTTTAGAGGAAATGCAAAGAACAAAAGTAAGTTTCATATTCTGGGTTCCAACTATTATGGTGAATATTGCCAATATGGATTTATTGACAAAAGTTAATCTGGATTCATTAAAATTAGTTTGGTTTGCAGGGGAGGTGTTCCCTACAAAACAATTTAATTACTGGAAGAAAAACTTAACCCATACAAAATTTGCAAACCTTTACGGCCCTATTGAAATTACCCTAGATTGTACTTATTTTATTGTAGATCGAGATTTTGAAGATAACGAACCTCTTCCAATCGGAATACCATATAGAAATACTGATGTCTTAATCATTACAGATGAAGATAAACTAGCAGAGAAAGGTGAAGAAGGAGAATTATGCGTAAGAGGAAGCTCTTTAGCTCTAGGGTATTATAATAATCCGGAAAAAACACAGGCGGCTTTTGTTCAGAATCCTTTGAATTCTCATTATCCGGAAGTAATTTACAGAACAGGAGATATAGTTGCATTAAATGATAGAAACGAAATTATATTCAAAGGAAGGAAAGATACTTTGATTAAACATCAGGGATATAGAATAGAGCTAGGAGAAATTGAGCATATTATTGTAAATACTCTTAAAATTGCTAAAAATGCCTGTTGTGTTTATAATCGAATGTCAAAGGAAATTGTTCTGTATTACGAAAATGCTACAGATATTGAAGCTGCCGTTTTCAGAAAAGAACTGTTGGCAAGCTTACCTAAATATATGATTCCAACGGTTTACATCAGATATGATGAAATGCCAAGAAATCCAAATGGAAAAATAGATCGAGCTTATCTAAATCAGAAAGCAAACTCATAA
- a CDS encoding EpsG family protein — translation MNLSPDIYSLIYYMVLVFVVLLIFIDANTELFSKYKKSFKYFQYSFVLFCILLVGFRPIGEYGFFDTGMYTGMFNYAKNNHEIERVKDIGFDYMMLFTSYFLNYRSFFILCSFISFSILFYTSRIINYKNWFLFFLASCCSLYFFDYQVYTIRQGIGSAFVILAFVIDKKYIKYPLLVLSILFHKSLLLPVGAYLICDFIYNRTLFYVFMWIISIPVSYFSGHWWEFFFAKFLGDDGRTIYLTSFSTDVNWLARSGFRIDILIFNLFFVLVGAYYIWVQKINNKIYTTIFNTYLICNILIVLIIRANNIHRFAYLAWFLIPVLLFYPLLNNKDIKYKLISKVLVILCTFLIFYKIIKL, via the coding sequence ATGAATCTATCACCAGATATTTATTCGTTAATTTATTATATGGTTTTGGTATTTGTAGTGCTCTTAATCTTTATTGATGCAAATACAGAATTATTTTCAAAATATAAAAAATCGTTTAAATATTTTCAATATTCATTTGTTCTTTTTTGTATCCTTCTTGTAGGCTTCAGGCCCATCGGAGAGTATGGTTTTTTTGATACAGGAATGTATACCGGTATGTTTAATTATGCAAAGAATAATCATGAAATAGAACGAGTAAAAGATATTGGATTTGATTATATGATGCTTTTTACGAGTTATTTTTTAAATTATAGAAGTTTTTTTATTCTATGTAGTTTTATTTCGTTTTCAATATTATTCTATACAAGCCGTATTATTAATTATAAAAACTGGTTTTTGTTTTTTTTAGCAAGTTGTTGCTCGTTGTATTTCTTTGATTATCAAGTTTATACGATTCGACAGGGCATAGGGTCTGCTTTTGTAATTTTAGCATTTGTTATTGATAAAAAATATATAAAATATCCTCTTCTTGTTTTATCGATTTTGTTTCACAAATCATTATTACTGCCAGTTGGAGCTTATTTGATATGCGATTTTATTTACAATAGAACACTGTTTTATGTATTCATGTGGATTATTTCAATACCAGTTTCTTATTTTTCTGGACATTGGTGGGAGTTTTTCTTTGCTAAATTTTTAGGAGATGATGGAAGAACAATATATCTTACGAGTTTTTCTACAGATGTAAATTGGCTTGCAAGATCAGGCTTTAGAATTGATATTTTAATTTTCAATCTTTTTTTTGTCTTAGTAGGAGCTTACTATATTTGGGTTCAGAAAATTAATAACAAAATTTATACTACAATCTTTAATACTTATTTGATTTGTAATATTTTGATAGTACTTATTATCAGAGCAAATAATATACATAGGTTTGCATATTTGGCATGGTTTTTAATTCCGGTATTGCTGTTTTACCCTTTACTTAATAACAAAGATATTAAGTACAAATTGATTTCAAAAGTACTTGTGATTTTATGTACTTTTTTAATTTTTTATAAAATAATTAAGTTATAA
- a CDS encoding SDR family NAD(P)-dependent oxidoreductase has product MKETLFLTGATAGIGEEIAIVLSRQYNIILSGRNTEKLEALKAKCSTENSVYTLPLDLSDLDSLEKNIPAFIAENNITIEKFVHCAGFMKMVPLKLVSQDLMLETFKTNVFSANTIIKLLCNKKANNSALNNVVLISSNISNRGAKAMSTYGSSKAALDGLMRSLAVELAPKVRVNSVLPGAVITEMTKSIFENEEVSNRMSAQYPLGIGLPNDIAEAVGFLLSEQSRWITGQQLTVDGGRSINITG; this is encoded by the coding sequence ATGAAAGAAACTCTTTTTTTAACTGGCGCTACGGCAGGAATAGGTGAGGAAATAGCTATTGTGCTTTCCAGGCAATATAATATTATTTTAAGTGGAAGAAATACTGAAAAGCTAGAAGCTCTAAAGGCAAAATGCTCTACAGAAAATTCTGTTTATACCCTTCCGCTTGATCTTTCAGATTTAGATAGTTTAGAAAAAAACATTCCGGCTTTTATTGCTGAAAATAATATTACCATCGAAAAATTTGTACACTGTGCAGGATTTATGAAAATGGTTCCTTTAAAATTAGTGAGCCAAGATCTTATGTTGGAGACTTTTAAAACTAATGTATTTTCAGCCAATACGATTATAAAGCTTCTTTGCAATAAAAAGGCAAATAACTCAGCACTTAATAATGTGGTATTAATTTCAAGTAATATCAGTAATAGAGGAGCAAAGGCAATGAGTACTTATGGGTCCTCAAAAGCTGCATTAGATGGATTAATGCGCAGCTTAGCTGTAGAATTAGCTCCAAAAGTACGTGTAAATTCTGTTTTACCAGGAGCTGTTATTACTGAAATGACCAAAAGTATTTTTGAAAACGAAGAAGTAAGTAATAGAATGTCTGCACAATATCCACTAGGTATTGGCCTGCCCAATGATATTGCAGAAGCTGTGGGTTTTCTGCTTTCTGAGCAGTCAAGATGGATTACAGGACAACAACTTACCGTTGACGGTGGTAGAAGTATAAATATAACGGGCTAA
- a CDS encoding acyl carrier protein — MKSQIIDILNGIRPEFDFGTETNFISQGMLDSFDLITLVTELDESFGISIDGTDILPENFESVDSIEALIKKNGVQ, encoded by the coding sequence ATGAAGAGTCAAATTATTGATATACTAAACGGAATTCGCCCGGAGTTTGATTTTGGTACTGAAACCAACTTTATCTCTCAAGGAATGCTGGATTCGTTTGATTTAATTACTTTGGTTACAGAGTTGGATGAATCTTTCGGGATTTCAATAGATGGAACAGATATTTTACCTGAAAATTTTGAATCTGTTGATTCCATCGAAGCTCTAATCAAAAAGAACGGGGTACAGTAA
- a CDS encoding ketoacyl-ACP synthase III yields MKIDFSNKKITGILSILPSNEVLFEDEMHNYSFSEAKSLKLKAAMGFKSKRVVADESTTSFDLVVKGLDYLFENNLLDKDSIDAILFVSQSPEYIMPPTSNLLHGKYGLDEKVYCLDINQGCAGFVVGLQQSFMLLNNPGINKVVLCNADVLSPKVSKFDRNSNPLIGDAAAITIIENTTESTSIIGEIRMDGSGAMALNVPAGGARMPITEETSELYEDTFGNKRSKNHLVMQGDNVFNFVQTKVPEQIKNIVESSNDNVDTIDYFLFHQPNRFMLQKLADKIGVSRDKLPFNVVENFGNSSGVTIPVVTTFNLGDQLEHSEMKVCFSGFGVGLTWGTIIMNLGNLDFCKLIYK; encoded by the coding sequence ATGAAAATTGATTTTTCAAATAAAAAGATCACGGGAATATTAAGCATTCTGCCATCAAATGAAGTTTTGTTTGAAGATGAAATGCATAATTACAGTTTCTCAGAAGCAAAATCATTAAAGCTAAAAGCAGCAATGGGCTTTAAATCAAAAAGAGTGGTTGCTGATGAATCTACTACTAGCTTTGACTTGGTGGTAAAAGGGTTAGATTATTTGTTTGAAAATAATTTATTAGACAAAGATTCTATTGATGCAATACTATTTGTAAGTCAAAGTCCTGAGTATATTATGCCGCCAACCAGTAATTTATTGCATGGCAAATACGGATTGGATGAGAAAGTATACTGCCTAGATATTAATCAAGGATGTGCCGGTTTCGTAGTAGGGCTGCAGCAAAGTTTTATGTTGCTGAACAATCCTGGAATTAATAAAGTTGTTTTGTGTAATGCAGACGTTCTAAGTCCGAAAGTTTCTAAATTTGATAGAAATAGCAATCCATTAATTGGAGATGCAGCAGCAATTACCATTATTGAAAATACAACAGAATCTACCTCTATTATAGGAGAGATCAGGATGGACGGGTCTGGAGCAATGGCATTAAATGTACCTGCAGGTGGAGCTAGAATGCCTATTACAGAAGAAACTTCCGAATTGTACGAAGATACTTTTGGAAATAAGCGTAGTAAAAACCATCTGGTGATGCAAGGTGATAATGTTTTCAATTTCGTACAAACCAAAGTTCCTGAACAGATCAAAAATATAGTTGAGTCATCTAATGACAATGTAGATACTATTGATTATTTTCTTTTTCACCAGCCAAACCGTTTTATGTTGCAAAAATTAGCAGATAAAATTGGAGTTAGTAGAGATAAACTACCTTTTAATGTAGTGGAAAATTTTGGGAATTCAAGTGGAGTGACAATACCCGTTGTTACCACATTTAATCTTGGAGATCAATTAGAACACTCCGAAATGAAAGTTTGTTTTTCTGGCTTTGGAGTAGGGTTAACTTGGGGAACAATTATTATGAACCTTGGGAACTTAGACTTTTGTAAATTAATTTATAAATAA
- a CDS encoding SDR family NAD(P)-dependent oxidoreductase, protein MDFSEKAILITGAGSGIGKATALYLSSINAKLLLLDINEDALKETLSLCNDQCDYLAIDLSDSHGIKIPVQDKIKTFGPLDGMVHIAGIPYLSPLKTLNTDTVDKVLKVNTVAALELAKIFTKHKNYKTENPSIVFISSVYGLVGSAANVAYAMSKSALHGITKSLAIELAPKHIRVNCIAPGFIKTQMLDDVSGSFDNEYNNRLNQLHPLGLGEAEDIAYGITYLLSDMGKWVTGTILSVDGGFTAQ, encoded by the coding sequence TTGGACTTTTCAGAAAAAGCAATCCTTATAACAGGTGCTGGTTCTGGAATAGGAAAAGCTACAGCTTTGTATTTATCATCGATAAATGCAAAGCTTCTTTTGTTAGATATTAATGAAGATGCTTTAAAAGAAACTCTTAGCCTTTGTAATGATCAATGTGATTATTTAGCAATAGACTTGTCTGATAGTCATGGAATTAAAATACCAGTGCAGGATAAGATTAAAACCTTTGGACCCCTTGATGGGATGGTTCATATTGCAGGAATACCTTATTTATCTCCATTGAAAACATTAAATACAGATACTGTAGATAAAGTTTTAAAAGTAAATACGGTTGCTGCTTTAGAACTGGCAAAGATCTTCACAAAACATAAGAATTATAAGACGGAAAATCCATCTATTGTATTTATTTCTTCAGTATACGGATTGGTTGGATCTGCTGCAAATGTAGCATATGCAATGTCTAAGTCTGCATTGCATGGTATCACTAAATCTCTGGCTATAGAATTAGCACCAAAACATATTCGTGTAAATTGTATTGCTCCTGGATTTATAAAAACCCAAATGCTTGATGATGTTTCCGGATCTTTTGATAATGAATACAATAATCGTCTAAATCAACTGCACCCTCTTGGATTAGGAGAAGCAGAAGATATAGCATATGGGATTACTTATCTCTTATCCGATATGGGTAAATGGGTAACTGGTACTATTTTATCGGTAGATGGTGGTTTTACTGCCCAATAA
- a CDS encoding GNAT family N-acetyltransferase codes for MERLLNFTFSDIKNELFRLKSKEMKTNFFISETQFKELQNENKIEVFKTDKACFLITKDDGFSRFYFIVSEIAALKTILEYVSINFSGEISVETAGNSQYLENVKQVFLENGFYEYSSMIRMNKMRSETNEVNFEGIHLLTEDKKPEIQKIYNKYFDKFVERIPSGAEIDHFITNKNAYYFSDNDEIQGFIIFESHGITSHLRYWFVHPNYREKKIGSKLIQLFFNLGENVKRELFWVIESNENAIKRYKHFGFAEEDMHNLILINKNKKYEESNY; via the coding sequence ATGGAAAGACTCTTAAACTTTACATTTTCTGATATAAAAAATGAATTGTTCAGATTAAAAAGTAAAGAAATGAAAACTAATTTTTTTATTTCTGAAACACAATTCAAGGAACTTCAAAATGAAAATAAAATTGAAGTATTCAAGACGGATAAGGCATGTTTTTTGATAACGAAAGATGACGGTTTTTCAAGATTTTATTTTATAGTATCGGAAATCGCTGCATTAAAAACAATATTGGAATATGTTTCCATAAACTTTAGTGGTGAAATATCTGTTGAAACGGCTGGGAATTCACAATATTTGGAAAATGTAAAACAAGTTTTTCTTGAAAATGGATTTTATGAATATTCTTCAATGATAAGAATGAATAAAATGCGTTCAGAGACAAATGAAGTTAATTTTGAAGGAATTCATTTACTAACTGAGGATAAGAAACCTGAAATTCAAAAAATTTATAATAAATATTTTGATAAATTTGTCGAACGAATACCCTCAGGGGCTGAGATAGATCATTTTATTACCAATAAGAATGCATACTACTTTTCAGACAATGATGAAATTCAAGGGTTTATAATTTTTGAATCTCACGGTATAACCAGTCATTTAAGATATTGGTTTGTACACCCTAATTATAGAGAAAAGAAAATTGGATCAAAGCTTATTCAACTTTTTTTTAATTTAGGAGAAAATGTGAAGCGGGAATTGTTTTGGGTAATTGAAAGTAACGAAAACGCTATAAAAAGATATAAACATTTCGGGTTTGCAGAAGAAGATATGCACAACCTGATTTTAATAAATAAAAACAAAAAATATGAAGAGTCAAATTATTGA
- a CDS encoding sugar transferase has product MYKNFFKRLIDFILSLSLLIIFSPIFLFVMIGLLFANQGKPFFFQKRPGKNGKIFKIVKFKTMNDKKDKNGNLLSDAERLTAIGNFIRKTSLDEIPQLINVLKGDMSVIGPRPLLPEYLPLYSHEQKRRHDVRPGITGWAQVNGRNAISWTKKFELDVWYVDHLSFSLDVKIFFLTIKKVFIREGISQEGQVTTEGFKGNN; this is encoded by the coding sequence ATGTATAAAAACTTTTTTAAAAGACTCATAGATTTTATCCTTTCGTTAAGCCTTTTAATTATTTTTAGTCCTATTTTTTTATTTGTAATGATTGGGCTTTTGTTTGCTAATCAAGGAAAACCTTTTTTCTTTCAAAAAAGGCCTGGAAAAAACGGCAAAATATTTAAAATAGTAAAGTTTAAAACGATGAATGATAAGAAAGATAAAAATGGAAATCTCCTGTCCGATGCAGAAAGACTTACGGCTATCGGAAACTTTATTCGAAAAACTTCATTAGATGAAATCCCTCAACTGATTAATGTTCTAAAAGGAGATATGTCAGTTATTGGACCACGTCCATTATTGCCAGAATATTTACCTTTGTACAGCCATGAACAAAAGCGTCGCCATGATGTTAGGCCAGGTATTACAGGATGGGCACAAGTGAATGGGCGAAATGCTATTTCTTGGACAAAAAAATTTGAACTGGATGTTTGGTATGTAGATCATTTATCCTTTTCTTTGGATGTCAAGATATTTTTCCTGACAATTAAAAAAGTATTTATTAGAGAGGGAATCTCACAAGAAGGACAGGTAACAACAGAGGGTTTTAAAGGTAATAATTAA
- a CDS encoding acyl carrier protein: protein MEDFLEQIAEIMEVDSVNPSDELNSFEAWDSLTMLSIIALADDEYKVSLTNSEIADAKTIDGLSNLILSKQNA from the coding sequence ATGGAAGATTTTTTGGAACAAATTGCAGAGATAATGGAGGTAGACAGTGTAAACCCTTCTGATGAATTAAATTCATTTGAAGCTTGGGATTCATTAACAATGCTTTCTATTATTGCTTTAGCTGATGATGAATACAAAGTGTCATTAACTAACAGTGAGATTGCAGATGCAAAAACAATTGATGGCTTATCTAATTTAATTTTAAGCAAACAAAATGCATAA